From Oryzias melastigma strain HK-1 linkage group LG15, ASM292280v2, whole genome shotgun sequence, one genomic window encodes:
- the LOC112161551 gene encoding otoraplin, whose product MNYSLGVLLCVGLLHQTAWSVFMDKLADKKICGDAECSYVLSMATALDDFIAPDCRFINIKKGQMVYVYSKLIPAEGSGVFWSGSVYSERYVDQMGRIGYFPSTIVKETNKFSDNTISMQTTDMDFYCE is encoded by the exons ATGAATTATTCATTGGGGGTTCTTCTCTGTGTTGGACTTTTGCACCAAACTGCATGGAGTGTCTTCATGGATAAACTAGCAGATAAGAAGATCTGTGGCGATGCAGAATGTTCAT acGTTCTTAGCATGGCCACCGCTTTGGATGACTTCATAGCTCCTGACTGCAGGTTCATCAACATCAAGAAAGGCCAGATGGTCTACGTGTATTCTAAACTCataccagcagagggcagtggAGTCTTCTGGTCTGGAAGT gtgTACAGCGAGCGCTATGTAGACCAGATGGGCAGAATCGGATATTTCCCTTCAACGATTGTTAAGGAGACAAACAAATTTTCTGACAACACAATATCCATGCAAACAACC gACATGGACTTCTACTGTGAATAA